The following are encoded together in the Pedobacter steynii genome:
- a CDS encoding ammonium transporter, translating to MAKILLKQVGPFVVLSIIAILALFTPLLPNFDEGKYNASDIAFILVATALVFLMTPGLAFFYGGMVHRKNVISTMIKSVVAAGVISVLWVTVSFSLAFGESINGLIGNPLTYMFFHGVNSGPAWSLAPTIPLTLFALFQLMFAIITPGLVVGAVAERIRFTSYILFIVLFALFVYSPLAHWTWHPDGILFKMGVLDFAGGTVVHISAGMAALAGALVLKRRRSHQEHQEIPPANIPYVLIGTGLLWFGWFGFNAGSALGANSLAVSAFATTNIAAGAAGLSWMFFDVARGKKPSVLGFCIGAVVGLVAITPGAGFVSIPSSIFIGVAAAVISNLAVAWKSKTSLDDTLDVFPCHGVGGIVGMLLTGVFATKTVNSAGVDGLLYGNPAFFFTQLKGVLIVIVFSFVVSFVIFKFINLIQPIRVSSEEEEEGLDASQHNEKYFQGTLIVASTGMEIEQEPTT from the coding sequence ATGGCCAAAATTTTATTAAAACAGGTGGGTCCTTTTGTAGTTTTATCAATAATTGCAATTTTAGCCCTTTTTACTCCCTTACTTCCGAACTTTGATGAGGGAAAATACAATGCATCCGACATTGCATTCATACTTGTTGCCACGGCACTTGTCTTTTTGATGACTCCGGGCCTTGCATTCTTCTATGGAGGTATGGTTCATCGTAAAAATGTAATCTCTACAATGATTAAAAGCGTAGTTGCTGCAGGAGTAATCAGCGTATTATGGGTAACTGTAAGTTTTAGCCTGGCCTTTGGGGAGAGTATTAATGGGCTGATCGGTAATCCTTTAACTTATATGTTCTTTCATGGGGTGAATTCCGGGCCTGCATGGAGCCTGGCGCCAACAATTCCTTTAACTTTATTTGCCTTATTTCAATTGATGTTTGCCATCATTACTCCAGGACTTGTGGTAGGAGCCGTTGCGGAACGTATCCGTTTCACTTCCTATATCTTATTTATCGTTTTGTTCGCCCTTTTCGTTTATTCTCCATTGGCACATTGGACCTGGCACCCTGATGGTATCCTGTTTAAAATGGGGGTGCTTGATTTTGCTGGTGGTACGGTTGTACATATTTCTGCCGGCATGGCTGCTTTGGCAGGTGCATTGGTATTGAAAAGAAGAAGAAGTCACCAGGAACACCAGGAGATTCCTCCTGCCAATATTCCGTATGTACTGATTGGTACAGGTTTGCTGTGGTTTGGTTGGTTCGGTTTTAATGCCGGTTCTGCTTTAGGTGCGAATAGCCTTGCCGTATCTGCTTTTGCGACAACTAATATTGCTGCTGGGGCAGCTGGTTTGTCCTGGATGTTTTTTGATGTAGCCAGAGGTAAAAAACCTTCAGTACTTGGTTTTTGTATAGGTGCGGTAGTAGGTCTGGTTGCAATTACTCCGGGGGCAGGTTTTGTGAGTATTCCTTCCAGCATCTTTATTGGGGTAGCTGCAGCAGTGATCTCTAATCTTGCAGTGGCATGGAAATCAAAAACAAGTCTGGATGATACTTTAGATGTATTCCCATGTCATGGGGTAGGTGGTATCGTAGGAATGTTGCTTACTGGTGTATTCGCCACTAAAACAGTGAATTCTGCAGGTGTCGATGGTTTGTTATATGGCAATCCGGCTTTCTTCTTTACCCAGTTGAAAGGAGTGTTAATCGTAATTGTATTCAGCTTTGTTGTTTCCTTTGTGATTTTCAAATTCATCAACCTGATTCAGCCAATTCGTGTGAGCTCTGAAGAGGAAGAAGAGGGATTAGATGCAAGTCAGCACAATGAAAAATATTTTCAGGGTACTTTGATTGTAGCTTCTACAGGAATGGAAATTGAACAAGAGCCAACCACTTAA
- a CDS encoding outer membrane beta-barrel protein gives MKLKSILTSLSISFASFSYAQEAAPLQISGSVDTYYKYDFAKVPNIGTSFANDQNSISLGMIDLALKKTTGKASFVGELSFGPRGQYGSLLNGDGTDDNSFHIQNLYASYAFTDKFTMTAGYMGTFIGYEVISPTGNYNYSTSYLFTNGPFQNAGIKGAYAFSSKVSLMVGLFNDWNVYKDLNGVSHVGAQLTVSPVEGWTAYLNVLSGKSAGAVGTGTILDLTTSYQVTEKVKLGLNAADYSVTNDGGGYSGAALYVQNAFTTAFSLGLRGEYFNWKGVAGESDEHVAALTLSGNVKAGGLTFIPEVRLDNGSSSDMFKKKNLNPSKNASQFALAVVYAF, from the coding sequence ATGAAACTAAAATCAATACTCACTAGTTTATCTATATCTTTTGCCTCATTTTCCTATGCCCAGGAAGCTGCGCCTTTGCAAATCTCTGGTTCTGTGGATACCTATTATAAATATGATTTTGCTAAAGTGCCGAATATCGGAACCAGCTTTGCAAATGATCAGAATTCCATCTCTTTAGGGATGATTGATCTGGCCCTGAAAAAAACTACAGGAAAAGCTTCATTTGTGGGAGAATTGTCCTTTGGGCCACGAGGTCAGTATGGATCATTGTTAAATGGAGATGGAACGGACGACAATTCCTTTCATATTCAGAATTTGTATGCTTCTTATGCTTTTACCGATAAGTTTACGATGACCGCCGGATATATGGGTACGTTTATCGGTTATGAGGTGATTTCTCCAACAGGAAATTATAATTACTCCACTTCTTATTTGTTTACCAATGGACCATTTCAAAATGCAGGAATTAAGGGAGCTTATGCCTTTTCCAGTAAGGTGAGTTTAATGGTGGGCTTGTTTAATGACTGGAATGTATATAAAGACCTGAATGGGGTGTCTCATGTCGGTGCCCAGCTTACGGTGAGCCCTGTAGAGGGATGGACCGCTTATCTGAATGTGTTGTCGGGCAAATCGGCGGGTGCAGTGGGAACCGGAACAATTCTGGATCTGACAACTTCCTATCAGGTGACGGAAAAAGTGAAGCTGGGATTGAATGCCGCTGACTATTCGGTCACCAATGATGGTGGCGGTTACAGCGGAGCGGCTCTGTATGTGCAAAATGCTTTCACTACTGCCTTTTCTCTCGGCCTGAGGGGTGAATATTTCAATTGGAAAGGAGTTGCTGGGGAGTCAGATGAGCATGTTGCTGCGTTGACGCTTTCAGGAAATGTAAAGGCAGGAGGACTGACTTTTATCCCTGAGGTAAGGCTGGATAACGGCTCCTCTTCAGATATGTTTAAGAAAAAGAACCTAAATCCATCGAAAAATGCGTCTCAATTCGCATTGGCGGTGGTATATGCCTTTTAG
- a CDS encoding ribonuclease H-like YkuK family protein yields the protein MTWKKFSGEVIHSSILEEVEQAIIRETEKGFRLKVCIGTDSQVKGALTDFATVIVLLREHHGGFMYIHQEKTLQKMSIKERMLVEVQKSIETAYSVCDLLDLYDVDLEVHADINTNPMFKSNKALNEAMGYILSMGFIFKAKPEAFASSTCADKMVH from the coding sequence ATGACCTGGAAGAAATTTAGCGGCGAAGTGATCCACTCGTCAATCTTAGAAGAAGTAGAACAAGCCATCATCAGGGAAACCGAAAAAGGGTTCCGTCTCAAGGTCTGTATCGGTACAGACTCTCAGGTAAAGGGCGCTTTAACTGATTTTGCCACCGTAATTGTTTTATTAAGAGAACATCATGGAGGCTTTATGTACATCCATCAGGAAAAGACCCTTCAAAAGATGAGCATTAAAGAAAGAATGTTGGTAGAAGTACAGAAATCCATTGAGACAGCTTACTCGGTATGTGACCTCCTGGACCTGTACGATGTAGACCTGGAAGTTCATGCTGACATCAACACCAACCCAATGTTTAAGTCTAACAAAGCATTAAACGAAGCTATGGGTTACATTTTAAGCATGGGCTTTATTTTTAAGGCAAAACCAGAGGCTTTTGCCAGTTCTACCTGTGCAGATAAAATGGTACACTAG
- a CDS encoding DEAD/DEAH box helicase, producing the protein MMVEKILEKLKITSLNEMQQASLAAAGKGSDVVLLAPTGSGKTLGFLFPLFKNLDVNVKGVQALILVPSRELALQIEQVFKQMGTGFKVNCCYGGHPVRTERNNFEQPPAVLIGTPGRIAYHLRHENFDESPISTLVLDEFDKALEFGFQEDMSYIISKLLSLKQRILTSATAMEEIPDFTGVKKAVEIDFLKDVKVAPDLKLKKVLTSAEDKLDTLFQLICKIGNKTTLIFCNHRETVDRISDLLIDKDLAHDIFHGGMEQDERERALLKFRNGSIRILITTDLASRGLDIPEVEYIIHYQLPYTEDAFLHRNGRTARMNAKGTAYLVIADDEKYPFLKGDLETENLKGNYALPKDSQWQTLYIAAGKKDKVNKIDIVGLLLKKGGLQKEDVGLIEVKDQASYVAVKRNMVGRVLHALTHEKIKNKKVKIEIAM; encoded by the coding sequence ATTATGGTAGAAAAGATACTGGAGAAATTAAAAATTACTTCTTTGAACGAGATGCAGCAGGCATCACTTGCGGCTGCCGGGAAGGGGAGTGACGTTGTTTTATTGGCACCCACAGGTTCCGGAAAGACATTAGGTTTTTTATTTCCTCTATTCAAAAACCTGGATGTAAATGTAAAAGGGGTTCAGGCCCTGATTCTTGTTCCTTCACGTGAGCTTGCTTTACAGATTGAACAGGTATTTAAACAAATGGGGACCGGATTTAAGGTAAACTGTTGTTATGGCGGACATCCGGTACGGACAGAAAGAAATAATTTTGAACAGCCACCAGCGGTGTTAATTGGCACTCCGGGGAGAATAGCTTATCATTTGCGCCATGAAAATTTTGACGAATCTCCGATTAGTACCCTGGTACTGGACGAGTTTGATAAAGCACTGGAATTTGGTTTCCAGGAAGATATGTCCTATATCATTTCCAAATTACTTTCTTTAAAACAAAGGATACTGACTTCTGCTACTGCAATGGAAGAGATTCCGGATTTTACAGGAGTAAAGAAAGCGGTGGAGATTGATTTTTTAAAAGATGTTAAAGTTGCACCTGATCTGAAGCTGAAAAAGGTCTTGACTTCAGCCGAAGATAAACTCGATACCTTATTTCAGTTGATTTGTAAAATAGGCAACAAAACCACATTAATCTTTTGTAATCATAGAGAAACGGTAGACCGGATCAGTGATTTGCTGATTGATAAAGATTTGGCGCATGATATTTTTCATGGTGGAATGGAGCAGGATGAGCGGGAACGCGCATTGTTGAAATTCAGAAATGGAAGTATCAGAATTCTGATTACAACAGACCTCGCTTCCCGTGGACTGGATATTCCTGAGGTAGAATACATCATTCACTATCAGTTGCCTTATACGGAGGATGCATTCTTACACCGTAATGGACGTACCGCCCGTATGAATGCAAAAGGAACGGCTTATCTGGTTATTGCAGATGATGAGAAATACCCTTTTTTAAAGGGGGATCTTGAAACTGAAAACCTGAAAGGAAATTATGCCTTACCTAAAGATAGCCAATGGCAGACCCTGTATATTGCTGCAGGCAAAAAAGATAAGGTCAACAAGATTGATATTGTAGGCTTGTTGCTGAAAAAAGGTGGGTTGCAGAAAGAAGATGTGGGACTGATCGAGGTTAAGGATCAGGCATCATATGTAGCTGTGAAGCGAAATATGGTGGGAAGAGTACTACACGCTTTAACCCATGAGAAAATCAAAAATAAAAAGGTGAAAATTGAAATCGCAATGTAA
- a CDS encoding DUF1456 family protein has product MSNNDIFKKLRVALELTNDDIIKIMELVNFKITKSELGSFFRSDDHPNFKACGDQILRNFLNGLVIYKRGPRPPKTVDEPKG; this is encoded by the coding sequence ATGAGCAATAACGATATTTTTAAGAAATTGCGTGTAGCGCTGGAGCTGACCAATGATGACATTATTAAAATTATGGAGCTGGTGAACTTCAAAATTACTAAAAGCGAACTTGGTTCGTTTTTCAGGAGTGATGACCATCCAAATTTTAAAGCTTGCGGAGATCAGATTTTAAGAAATTTTCTAAATGGCCTGGTGATTTATAAGCGAGGACCACGACCTCCAAAAACAGTAGATGAGCCAAAAGGTTAA